The Equus caballus isolate H_3958 breed thoroughbred chromosome 12, TB-T2T, whole genome shotgun sequence genome contains a region encoding:
- the OR5T31 gene encoding LOW QUALITY PROTEIN: olfactory receptor 5T1 (The sequence of the model RefSeq protein was modified relative to this genomic sequence to represent the inferred CDS: inserted 3 bases in 2 codons) — translation MPELPSDVDLYTIQVKNTSEVTMFILVGFLGDFEVQLFLFLLFLXIYLFTLVGNLGLIVLVIGDSRLHNPMYYFLSVLSFLDACLSSVVXPKMLINFLSENKTISFLGCAAQMFFYVTFVTTECFLLAAMAYDRYVAIYNPLLYSVNMSPRVYVPLIIVSYLCGIFNASVHTGATFTLSFCASNEIRHFFCDIPPVLTISCSDTSKNHLLVFYFTGIIEIVTILIVLVSYGFILLAILRMRSAEGRQKVFSTYGSHLTGVSLFYGTVFSMYVRPSSSYSLDRDMIVSIFYSIAIPMLNPIIYSLRNKDAKEAVKRVFGKN, via the exons atgccAGAGTTGCCATCAGATGTAGATTTATACACAATCCAGGTGAAGAATACCAGTGAAGTTACCATGTTTATATTGGTGGGCTTCTTGGGTGATTTTGAGGTGCAactcttcctatttttgctaTTTCT AATCTATCTTTTCACTCTGGTAGGAAATTTGGGACTGATTGTGTTGGTTATTGGGGATTCCCGGCTCCACAACCCTATGTACTATTTTCTGAGTGTGTTATCATTCTTGGATGCCTGCCTTTCTTCGGTTG ACCCAAAAATGTTAATCAATTTCCTGTCAGAGAATAAAACTATTTCATTCCTTGGATGTGCAGCACAGATGTTTTTCTATGTTACTTTTGTGACCACAGAATGCTTTCTCCTGGCTGCAATGGCATATGATCGCTATGTAGCAATCTACAACCCTCTGCTATATTCAGTTAACATGTCACCCAGGGTTTACGTGCCACTCATCATCGTTTCCTATCTTTGCGGCATTTTTAATGCTTCAGTGCACACAGGGGCAACATTTACCCTATCCTTCTGTGCATCCAATGAAATTAGACATTTTTTTTGTGACATCCCTCCTGTCCTCACCATTTCTTGCTCTGACACGAGCAAAAACCATCTTCTAGTCTTCTACTTTACAGGCATTATTGAAATTGTCACTATCCTGATTGTCCTGGTCTCCTATGGTTTCATTCTGTTGGCCATTCTGAGGATGCGTTCTGCTGAAGGGAGACAAAAAGTCTTTTCTACATATGGCTCTCACCTAACTGGAGTGTCACTTTTTTATGGAACAGTCTTCTCCATGTATGTGAGACCAAGTTCCAGCTACTCTTTGGACCGGGACATGATAGTGTCGATTTTTTACAGCATTGCCATTCCCATGCTGAATCCCATCATCTACAGTTTAaggaacaaagatgcaaaagagGCAGTAAAAAGAGTGTTTGGGAAAAATTGA